From one Diprion similis isolate iyDipSimi1 chromosome 7, iyDipSimi1.1, whole genome shotgun sequence genomic stretch:
- the LOC124408354 gene encoding meiosis regulator and mRNA stability factor 1 isoform X3, which yields MHGEDVFGSKILVRFSEERDENTSKTQGSNTSQDCTGTESESVVGTPGKMYTAGSTLGGARSLPVTPHYHSSSPIIGAYSTWGAIHGSSINVPPGIIQQAPVFRKNVQSSSEASFNRSLNELPRSHSPFVWQQIGNTQRHGFYWEGQYKNDDAKVLGKRASISQVRDASTISNNESVVRTPEGYRRIRGTHSYVHPPDWKPARQQFHLPNPSYNGNGFLQSNSIKRRSPSPMTSAYTRDHGHWNGQVMQPRNGRTPSPYDGAMMSSCQHEQSRMSPYHQNDPESEEVENFFNPITNRNFGVLNGACTPIELQVTNLDQNIEPKEMKRILASVFMEHVMVLHVFVFMQSDGNFAASVKVPSLQDAQYAISQLHRRKVGFKRILISYAHTGGPNPQLVRSQIVMLLQEVPGHKLPLFKFREMYERRFVISISVSELYKMKDVCIVTEDSGGRMVSLNPDHRNTPSPCFGNSTPEGVQLEMPYCTMHTQKPWSDRGWAEQEMLSLPNVKISLKLLTDRLQQLLKTHNGSLPLLSLPTCYEAEFTEKLEVDENGVPLEHLVACLGSIELKQGPGGVKFLMWAGANDNDDSHEDNKCVSPPLVNQLALFSRELVDLLKTAPHCQLPFNRFIPAYHHHFGRQCRVADYGFTKLIDLLEALTHTVQVMGDGNKRVVTLSHRAQVRRFTSDLLRVLKAQASKQVALSEFPSVYSRVIAKPWDVVDYGVCAIEDILGEVSENTVVVTNHDNNDRMIAIPKREQTAEEIERTKQFALEVVKLLGHAPQCRMLFNKFVPSYHHHFGHQCRVSDYGFTKLIELFEAIPHIVKIEETSGGERCISLTEKEGLRVLGEQVAKLVSRAKGVLPVAEIGQAFLHQFGYALCPDVFNCSSVLQLMGKLSETIKVSQTATGPVVTSVDKSRLQILALQCRRVLMDQPQHCLSASEFQSHFTRYYASACDLGELQRDLSDVVEFSTVNGKQMIELTPLQSFACNLYKVLMNYGGVLTLSQFENAYLSIIGSACQVAQFGFSTLTALLQALKCTVILKEPKHRRKTIYLNKKLATVGFPLPSTYSVTSPNRNTESSNDSFDSDTSGRLDLSNASLNLEEHSKWPPTSVNIHHDWSHKEVSQWSQKNDAQWSAVSESEAEQSHKWSAIERKDDKFLQSLIRNSPGNQELPPPPKPDSPNDVNSGENDNNQRFWNSAVWASPPNYKYSQRDQSAIVVVPALTLPHWDQMASDESASNLLSPAKNLLPAAANPLNPRTSPYYSCRSPVIAPHPSELPFPSLSLTPKKSALVEVIELRRNNDFRTDGNTLEDQLDKSQSSETDSSEALGKGRITPGKQPLISGKRRLAAQFSQPINS from the exons ATGCATGGTGAAGACGTATTTGGTTCCAAGATTCTTGTCAGATTCTCTGAAGAACGAGACGAAAATACAAGTAAAACACAAG GTAGCAACACAAGCCAAGATTGTACAGGAACTGAATCTGAATCGGTGGTCGGAACACCAGGAAAAATGTATACGGCAGGAAGCACGCTAGGAGGCGCACGCAGTCTTCCTGTCACCCCACACTATCATTCGTCTTCGCCTATAATCGGAGCATATTCAACATGGGGTGCAATCCACGGTTCGTCAATTAATGTACCACCTGG AATTATCCAGCAGGCACCCGTCTTCCGCAAAAATGTTCAAAGCAGCAGCGAAGCTAGTTTCAACCGATCTCTCAATGAATTACCGCGTTCCCATTCTCCGTTTGTATGGCAACAGATTGGCAACACACAACGTCACGGGTTTTACTGGGAAGGTCAATACAAG AATGACGATGCGAAAGTTCTTGGCAAACGCGCTTCAATCTCGCAGGTTCGAGATGCAAGCACAATATCCAATAACGAGTCAGTTGTTCGTACTCCTGAGGGGTATAGGCGAATAAGAGGCACTCATAGCTATGTACATCCTCCCGATTGGAAACCGGCGCGACAACAATTTCATCTTCCTAACCCGAGCTACAATGGAAATG gATTTTTGCAATCCAACTCCATAAAGCGGCGCAGTCCTTCCCCAATGACTTCTGCATATACGCGAGACCATGGTCACTGGAACGGACAA GTAATGCAGCCACGAAATGGTAGAACACCATCCCCCTACGATGGGGCAATGATGTCTTCGTGTCAACATGAGCAGTCTCGAATGTCTCCTTATCATCAAAATGATCCGGAAAGTGAAGAAGTTGAG aatttttttaatccaataACCAACCGTAATTTTGGCGTCTTGAACGGAGCCTGTACGCCTATTGAACTTCAGGTAACCAATTTGGACCAAAACATTGAACCAAAAGAGATGAAACGTATTTTGGCCTCGGTTTTTATGGAACATGTAATG GTTTTGCACGTGTTTGTTTTCATGCAATCCGATGGAAATTTTGCGGCTAGCGTGAAGGTTCCGTCGTTACAAGATGCACAGTATGCCATTTCTCAACTTCATCGTCGCAAGGTCGGCTTTAAACGGATTTTGATTTCATACGCTCATACTGGTGGGCCTAATCCTCAGCTGGTACGATCCCAGATAGTAATGTTGTTGCAAGAAGTTCCTGGGCACAAGTTACCGTTATTTAAATTTCGGGAAATGTACGAACGCCGATTTGTGATCTCAATTAGTGTTTCTGAGCTCTACAAAATGAAAGATGTTTGCATCGTCACTGAAGACTCTGGAGGAAGGATGGTCTCCCTCAATCCAGATCACAGAAATACACCATCTCCATGTTTTGGCAATTCCACACCA GAGGGTGTACAACTGGAGATGCCATATTGTACTATGCATACACAGAAACCGTGGTCAGACAGAGGATGGGCGGAACAAGAGATGCTTTCATTGCCAAAtgtcaaaatttcactgaaattACTCACTGACCGCCTACAGCAATTATTAAAAACGCATAATGGGAGTCTCCCGTTACTTAG TCTGCCAACGTGCTATGAGGCTGAGTTTACAGAAAAACTTGAAGTAGACGAAAACGGAGTACCCTTGGAGCACTTAGTTGCCTGTCTAGGGTCCATAGAGCTGAAACAAGGTCCAGGCGGGGTCAAGTTTCTTATGTGGGCTGGAGCTAACGACAATGATGATAGTCACGAAG ATAATAAATGTGTAAGTCCGCCACTGGTGAATCAACTAGCATTGTTCAGTCGAGAATTGGTCGATCTACTGAAAACTGCACCTCATTGTCAATTGCCGTTCAATCGTTTTATACCAGCTTATCATCATCACTTCGGGAGGCAGTGTAGGGTTGCCGATTACGGTTTTACTAAATTGATAGATCTCTTAGAAGCTCTTACACACACTGTAcag GTGATGGGAGATGGAAACAAACGAGTCGTCACGCTGTCACATCGGGCCCAGGTTCGTAGGTTTACTTCGGATTTACTCAGAGTTTTGAAAGCCCAAGCTAGTAAACAGGTCGctctttctgaatttccatCAGTTTACTCCAGAGTAATAG CCAAACCATGGGATGTCGTAGATTATGGCGTTTGTGCGATTGAGGATATTCTTGGTGAGGTTTCTGAAAATACAGTCGTCGTAACTAATCATGATAACAATGATAGAATGATTGCCATACCAAAGAGAGAACAAACTGCTGAGGAGATAGAACGAACGAAACAATTTGCTCTCGAA GTAGTTAAGCTTTTGGGCCATGCTCCACAGTGTAGAATGTTGTTCAACAAATTTGTCCCATCTTACCATCACCATTTCGGTCATCAGTGTCGTGTGTCAGATTACGGTTTCACAAAACTAATTGAACTCTTTGAAGCCATACCgcatattgtaaaaatagagGAAACAAGTGGAGGTGAGCGATGTATTTCGCTTACTGAAAAAGAAGGGCTCCGAGTACTTGGCGAACAAGTAGCCAAGTTAGTTAGCAGGGCGAAAGGAGTTCTGCCAGTGGCAGAAATTGGTCAAGCATTTTTGCATCAGTTTGGTTACGCCTTATGCCCTGACGTATTCAATTGCTCTTCAGTGTTACAACTGATGGGAAAACTTTCTGAAACTATCAAG GTATCACAAACAGCGACAGGTCCGGTTGTCACGTCAGTGGATAAATCGAGGTTGCAAATTTTAGCTCTACAGTGTCGTAGAGTACTCATGGATCAGCCACAACACTGTCTCTCAGCCTCAGAGTTTCAGTCTCATTTCACTCGGTATTATGCATCAGCCTGTGACTTAGGCGAGCTCCAAAGGGATCTTTCCGACGTCGTTGag TTCTCAACTGTTAATGGCAAGCAGATGATAGAATTAACTCCGCTACAGTCATTTGCATGCAATTTATATAAAGTTTTAATGAACTATGGCGGTGTACTTACCTTGTCTCAATTTGAGAACGCATATCTCAGTATCATAGGTTCGGCATGTCAAGTTGCCCAATTTGGATTTTCAACACTCACTGCACTTTTACAAGCTCTCAAATGTACTGTAATCCTCAAGGAACCAAAACACCGAAGGAAAACTATATATCTGAATAAAAAACTTGCCA CTGTTGGCTTCCCGTTACCTTCAACATATTCGGTCACGTCACCGAACAGGAATACAGAGTCCAGCAATGATTCCTTTGACAGTGATACGTCTGGACGTTTGGACCTATCAAATGCTTCGCTTAATTTAGAGGAGCACAGTAAATGGCCACCGACATCAGTAAATATTCATCACGATTGGTCTCACAAGGAAGTTAGTCAGTGGTCTCAAAAAAACGATGCACAGTGGTCAGCGGTGTCTGAATCGGAAGCAGAGCAATCGCATAAATGGTCCGCCATTGAGAGGAAAGATGATAAATTTCTTCAGAGCCTAATTCGCAATTCACCAGGAAATCAAGAGCTTCCACCTCCACCCAAGCCTGATTCTCCTAACGATGTAAATTCG GGCGAGAATGACAACAACCAAAGATTTTGGAACTCTGCCGTGTGGGCAAGCCCTCCGAATTACAAGTATTCTCAACGCGATCAGTCTGCAATTGTTGTT GTTCCGGCTCTCACCTTGCCTCACTGGGATCAAATGGCATCTGACGAGAGTGCTTCTAATCTGCTATCTCCGGCAAAGAATCTTCTGCCGGCAGCAGCTAATCCTTTGAACCCTCGTACATCGCCATACTATTCTTGTCGCAGTCCGGTCATCGCACCTCATCCTTCGGAGCTACCATTTCCGTCACTTTCTTTGACTCCCAAGAAGAGCGCCCTAGTTGAAGTTATCGAATTGAggagaaataacgatttccGAACTGATGGCAATACTCTAGAAGACCAGCTTGATAAATCTCAATCGAGTGAAACTGACAGCTCTGAAGCTTTAGGCAAAGGTCGGATTACCCCTGGCAAACAACCAC TGATATCCGGGAAACGTCGCCTAGCTGCTCAATTCAGCCAGCCCATTAACTCTTGa